One Mobula birostris isolate sMobBir1 chromosome 4, sMobBir1.hap1, whole genome shotgun sequence DNA window includes the following coding sequences:
- the tada2b gene encoding transcriptional adapter 2-beta — protein MAELGKKYCVYCLADVTSLRLRCTECQDIELCPECFSAGAEIGNHRRWHGYQLVDGGRFTLWGPEAEGGWTSREEQLLLDAIEQYGFGNWEDMAAHVGARAPPEVMEHYVSMYIHGNLGRACIPDTIPNRVTDHTCPSGAPLSPSLTTPLPPLDITAAEQQQLGYMPLRDDYEIEYLQDAETLISGLALNYDDEEVDIELKRAHVDMYVRQLRERQRRKNMARDYSLVPAFLGRERKERVPRRKVTKEERELRAKLRPICQFLSAREFDDCFDNLHKERALRAKIRELQRYRRNGIAKTEESAEYEAARHKRERRKELRGNGGGGIGAGAPGSAAASTANSASAKRPKDEAGREVAAEFSSAMENLPGFDLLSEREKVLCGSLNLSPGRYLTVKTIIIKDYLQKRQGIPSKSRLPSYLDKVLKKRILNFLTESGWIARDTS, from the coding sequence ATGGCGGAGCTGGGTAAGAAGTACTGCGTTTACTGCCTGGCCGACGTGACGAGCCTCCGGCTCCGCTGTACCGAATGCCAGGACATCGAGCTGTGCCCCGAGTGCTTTTCGGCAGGTGCCGAGATCGGCAACCACCGGCGCTGGCATGGCTACCAGCTGGTGGATGGCGGCAGGTTCACGCTGTGGGGGCCCGAGGCCGAGGGCGGCTGGACGAGCCGTGAGGAACAGTTGCTGCTGGACGCCATCGAGCAGTACGGGTTCGGCAACTGGGAGGACATGGCCGCGCACGTTGGGGCGCGAGCGCCGCCGGAAGTGATGGAACACTACGTCAGCATGTACATCCACGGTAACCTGGGGCGCGCGTGTATCCCGGACACCATCCCCAACCGCGTGACTGATCACACGTGTCCGAGCGGCGCGCCACTGTCGCCGAGCCTGACCACGCCGCTCCCGCCGCTCGATATCACCGCGGCAGAACAGCAGCAGCTGGGCTACATGCCGCTGCGCGACGACTACGAGATCGAGTACCTGCAGGACGCCGAGACGCTCATTAGCGGCTTGGCGCTCAACTACGACGACGAGGAGGTGGACATCGAGCTGAAGCGCGCGCACGTCGACATGTACGTCAGGCAGTTGCGCGAGCGCCAGCGGCGCAAGAACATGGCGCGCGACTACAGCCTGGTGCCCGCCTTCCTGGGTCGCGAGCGAAAGGAGCGCGTGCCGCGGCGCAAGGTGACCAAGGAGGAGCGCGAGCTGCGCGCCAAGCTGCGGCCCATCTGCCAGTTCCTGTCGGCGCGCGAGTTCGACGACTGCTTCGACAACCTGCACAAGGAGCGCGCGTTGCGCGCCAAGATCCGCGAGCTCCAGCGCTACCGGCGCAACGGCATCGCCAAGACCGAGGAGTCGGCCGAGTACGAGGCGGCGCGGCACAAGCGGGAGCGGCGCAAGGAGCTGCGGGGCAACGGCGGCGGCGGCATCGGGGCCGGGGCGCCGGGCAGCGCCGCCGCCAGCACCGCCAACTCGGCCTCGGCCAAGCGCCCCAAGGACGAGGCGGGCAGGGAGGTGGCCGCCGAGTTCAGCAGCGCCATGGAGAACCTGCCCGGCTTCGATCTGCTGTCCGAGCGAGAGAAGGTGCTGTGCGGCTCGCTGAACCTCAGCCCCGGCCGCTATCTCACTGTCAAAACCATCATCATCAAGGACTACCTACAGAAGAGGCAGGGCATCCCTTCCAAGAGCCGGCTGCCCAGCTACCTAGACAAGGTTTTGAAGAAGAGGATATTGAATTTCTTAACGGAAAGCGGGTGGATTGCCCGGGACACTTCTTGA